A segment of the Lycium ferocissimum isolate CSIRO_LF1 chromosome 5, AGI_CSIRO_Lferr_CH_V1, whole genome shotgun sequence genome:
GGTGTGGTTGCCAGTAGTGGTTGTGATGGTAGAGGTGTTTGGTGGTGGTGCCTGGTGGTTGGCGACGGTAGCGGCAATTGTGATGGAAGAGGGTGGTGCCTGGTGACCGTGGATAGCGGGGCGGTGAAAGTTATTCACacaaaaatacctcttaatgatattaagactttgttcaagatcttaatgattaagacctgTTCAAGCATTCACTTTTGGTGTTAATAATATACTGttaattacccaaaaaaaaaaaaaaaaaaaaaaacctatttaGACCTTAggccattaagtgcatttgtcaGATTCAGACCgtcattaagtgcaaacaaatgaggcctaaataTTTTAGGCTAGATTATCAATGGTTTTATTTCAGTCTCTGTGTGTCTTTTAAGTTTGAGTAGTTACTTTTCAGTCACAGAGGTCTTTTAGTTGTTAGCTAAGGTCCTTGTTATTTGGGTCTTTATTAATTGGATAAGTGTCCTTTGTTGGCGTTAGGGCTAGTACAAGTGTTGTTCCTTTTTAATTGGTTGCCAGCTGGCCTAGCTACAGTATCTAGCGATGGATTCTGTACAAGGAAAGTTATCATTAATAAAAccaatttctcttttttatcttttgtctcactatttcttttccttaattTCAGTAGTTTGTTTCGCTTCAAATTTTTGTGTGTATTAAATGTTTGGGTAAGATAAATGAATTGTTCTTCTTGCTACTACCAAGTGCAACACAGATGCATGAGAACTTGCATATTTACTTGTTGCATCAGTTCTCATAATCTTGTAGAGAGTTtgaagacttgcctttgaaacttACCATCTTTCATGGTTGCTTCATGGCATTTTCTCTCACTTTGTTATATGAAGGCCTCATTTTGCTTTTCTCTCTTCAATGCAAGTAACTGCCTGTCCTGAAAAATTAGGTGGATGAATTTTTGCGAAGGAAGCTTGCTAAACAGGCAGCTGAGAAGGAGTTTGCGGAACTTATACAGTTATTGCGATCTGCTAAACAAATGCCTCCTCAGGACAAACCCCCAAGATCGTCCTGGAAGACTGAAGAGAGAACTTGGCGCAGGATAGAATCTCTTGAAGCTTTTGCCATTGATTTTTGCAAAAACGAAGATCAAACGAAAACAGCTGGGATGGTAATCAGTTACCTTGTTAACCTTTGGTTATTGGATGAAAAGTATCCTGAATTTATTTGAGAATAACAAATGTTATCTCTGTTCTGTTAGACTCTGTTTTTACTTTATGCACATTTATTCTTTATCCAAAAGGATGAAAAACTAAAAGAGAAACTGTATCGTGCTGTTTGTCTTCCTCTCTTTTAGATTTTGAAGGCCATGGGACTAGCGAAGACTTCATCTGCAGCAATGAATCTCCTCATAGATATTGGGTATTTTCCTGTACATGTGAATCTTGATTTGTTGAAGTTAAACCTCCCTACTGATCATCGAGACGAGATTCTGTTGGCCGCAGAGAGTCTTTTGTCTGCATCAACAGACCTTGATGAGGTATGGTTGCCTTTAAGCTTTTTACTTATGccgtcaatatatatatatatatatctatattttttCCTGTCTGACCGAACTATTTGCCCTTGGACTTGGGTATTACAGATTGAGTGTGGATTCCTCTTAATCTAGCTTTTCTGGCATTGCGTTTTGTAAAATtctaaattcttcttatttcatACTTCATTTTGGTTGAAGAGAAAATTCCCATTTGTATAGAAGATTGTGACAATAAGTTAAAATAAGGTAAATTGAGCCACTAAACACCATAATTTGCTGTACCGTCTTAGTGTGATGTCAATggaatacttttttttttttttttctttcttgcgCAGGGGCCATGCTAATCTTCTCTGTATCGTTCCTTCAGGGGCATCTGATAAAATGGAATACTTTTGATTCATATAAAATCCAAGAGCAAACTTTTTTTGTGAATCAATACAAGCTtgttactattaaaaaaaaaaaaaatatccaagGGCAAACTAGTTAAGTTCTTGATGAGTGTGAATACTAGCCTTAAAAGGAGCAGTTGTATGTGGAGCggatgttttttaaaaaaaaaataattaataaagcaatatttttcttatttgtttctttgcTTATCTGTCAACAGCAAAGGTGTTACATGCTGATCAAAAGGTTTGTGCGGAATACTTGCAcacaaagagagagagagagagagagagaatgtgTGACCATTAGCTTTATTAATGCACCGGAGAAATTGCTCCAGCGGTTTTAGAGTAGGAATTGGTCAAATTTGGATTCTTGATAAAAAAGATCCTATATGAGGATTAAAGGAGAAGTATTTAAAGTGGAATCCAACATctctctctttctatttgtgcaaAACTTCTGGTACTGAGAACCTTTTGTTTTGTCTAGAACCATAATAGAGAGATGTTGATTGTCTGAATAATTCTGAAGCATTTATTATTTACAAACTCTTTCTtgtctattttttatttatatcttaTCAACCACTGATTTACTGTTATTTTGGTGCTTAGGCTGATAGAATAGACCTGACTCACCTGAAGGTTTACGCGATTGATGTTGATGAGGCTGATGAGGTGCGTTATACATTGTGCTTTCATGGGAATTATGTCCTTTGTGCTTGGACTGTGTATTGGAGTTCTAAAAAGCAATTTCTAAAATATAATTCTCAAAGTTCCTAAAGTCGTGCTATTGCAGCTTGATGACGCATTGAGTGCAACAAGGCTGCAGGACGGACGGATTAAAATCTGGATACATATTGCAGATCCTACTAGTTTAGTTCAGCCaggaagcataatagacaagTACATAATATATGCCTAGAATTTTGGTTTCGGTGATAATTTTCTGAGgcattattttaatatattgctTTCTTTACAGAGAAGCAAGAAGAAgaggaacttcaatatttttgcCTGGTGCAACATATCCAATGTTCCCTGAAAGGTTGGCCATGGAAGGCATGAGTCTGAAGCAAGGAAAGCTGTGTAATGCTGTTACTGTTTCCGTTGTGCTGCGGTCTGATGGAAGGTTAGCTATTAATGAAATTGTACTGAGAATTTTGTTGTCCGAGATCCCATCAACTCTGAAGTCTAGGAATTTGCAGCTTTCAATAGTGGTTCATGATTTACTCTATCTCGATTGGGTTATTATTGAGAAGTTCCTTAAATATTCATTTTAAGTTGCTGCTTGGCTTAATCTTCTGCACAAAATGAATTTGTCATGAACTGTCAATTGTTTATCTCATTTTCTGGATCTTGAAGATCTTATGATATCAGGCTTTTATTATTTGAAAGAGAACTGGTTTCTAAATGAGGTCATGCTTTGGATTTTAAATAGCTTAAGAAATGAACATTTGGGAGAAAATCATTAACATAGTGGATTTGGCAGCATTGCAGAATACTCGGTGGAAAACTCAatcatcaaaccaacatatatGTTGACATATGAGAGTGCAACAGAGCTCCTTCATTTGAATCTGGAAGAAGAGATTGAATTGAAAATTCTTTCTGAAGCAGCTGCACTCCGGTTAAGATGGCGTCGAGAACAGGTACTTGCATCTTATCTGCCAAACTTCAAATCCTCTTTCCTATGGATAACTATTTGGCCGTTGatggaaatttagaaaacatgTCACCTTTCTCCACCGCACTCTGCTTGAGAGGTGCTACTGTCTCCAGCTACACGTATATTGTTGGCTGTGTTCTACAAGTGCTTATATATTACCTTAGCCATGTTTGGTTTTGCATTTGCTGCAGTCAGATGTTTGCTCATGTACTTCAATTATTCATGATAGGTATCTTGTCCATGATTGTATTCAAAAGCATCATTGATATGTTTTGAGTTCTTTGTTTGCACCTATTATTTGTTTGATGCTGTTCTCTGTAGCTTCAAATTAAACACGTAGTATGAGGTCTTGTAGTAACGTTTAGAAAAAATTAGTAACTTGCAGTGTTGTAATACAATTTACTACTTCTGCATGACAATATCGATGTTGGTTCTAGTGTTCTAAGAAGATTGTCTGCTATCGTGCAACAGCGTATTCTGATTCTGAAGAACCAAAATTGACAAAGAATGTTTCTGCAGGGTGCTATAGACACGGCCACCTTAGATAACCGAATTAAGGTGACTAATCCAGATCATCCAGAGCCATCAATCAAGCTGTATGTTGAAAACCAGGCTGATGCCGCTATGAGGCTTGTTACTGAGATGATGATACTCTGTGGGGAAGTTATAGCCACTTTTGGTTCGCATAACAACATCCCTTTACCATACCGAGGACAGCCTCAATCTAATATCGACACGTCTGCATTTGCACACCTTCCAGAAGGACCCGTCAGGAGTGCTGCTATTGTTCGAACTTTGCGTGGCGCTGAAATGAATTTCAGGAATCCTATACGCCATGGGGTGTTGGGACTTCCAGGCTATGTTCAGTTTACCTCCCCTATTCGAAGATATATGGATCTCGCAGCCCATTACCAGGCAAGCTCTTCAAATTTTAAACTACTATTGCTGCAAAGATTTCTGCAGTTGCGATAAGTAAATTGTTCAGCATTATCAATAAGACAGGACATTCTTGAATTTGCAACTTGATACTGCATATTAGATATGCATGGATTGTTTTCTTCACCGTAATCGAGCctggatagaaaccctacatagaGTTGTTTGTGTTCATGCAAGTGTAGAAGTACTTGCTTTTTCATTGATTGATGCTTTCAGTTTTCAATATCAAGTAAATTATTATGCGTGCAGTTATTTCCTCATTTTTCTACCgtgttgatgaattgattctgcAACATATAGCTTTGAGCCTTAGTAATGTGTGCATGATTATAACGGCAACAATGTTTTGTGAGGTTCTGATGTTCATTTGGTTGTGCATATAGGTAAAAGCCTTTCTTAGTGGAGATTCTTCTCCCTTCTCAGCTGGTGAGCTGGAAGGCATTGCGTCTACAGTAAACATGACAACCAGAGTTGTAAAGAGGCTCTCCAGCAGCAGTCTTCGTTATTGGACATTGGAATACTTGAGAAGGCAACCGAAAGGAAAACGGTATCGTGCCCTGGTCCTTAGATTCGTCAAAGACCGAGAAGCTGCAATACTGTTGACGGAGGTAAGAGATTATAATTGCTTTGAACTATGCTGAATACCAGAACTGCAATTATTTGTCTGTCACTGCTTCAGCATGTGAGATATGTTCAAAATATGGCCTATAAGTTTTTATTAGAGAACGAACTCATGTTTAACATGAATCTTGCTGTTGACCCTTTCTTGCTTTTTACAGCTGTTTCTACATTGCTGCTGGGGCACCCCATTTCTTTCTCAAAGtgaatttctccttttttttagtCAATCTTGAGGTCTCTATTGTATCTAGATTTATGTTGATATTGGAAGAAGCGCAGACTCGGACCCCTATAGAAAAATGAAGTGGGACCAAGGATCTTCCTGGCATCCACCCTGTGAGGAATTGAGGCATGATAAGTCCTcccttatgtatatgtatggttTAGATGAATTTGCTGCTAAG
Coding sequences within it:
- the LOC132057135 gene encoding ribonuclease II, chloroplastic/mitochondrial isoform X3, with the protein product MVESKPNDGDERWKQREQLELNQARFNSKASQRHEESNRPSEALIGQMEGAPQLEATVSGCSVAALALGGSSVERGESSINKLPRPGLSPQTPVMPQLARGMLLQSAPFNPQVDEFLRRKLAKQAAEKEFAELIQLLRSAKQMPPQDKPPRSSWKTEERTWRRIESLEAFAIDFCKNEDQTKTAGMILKAMGLAKTSSAAMNLLIDIGYFPVHVNLDLLKLNLPTDHRDEILLAAESLLSASTDLDEADRIDLTHLKVYAIDVDEADELDDALSATRLQDGRIKIWIHIADPTSLVQPGSIIDKEARRRGTSIFLPGATYPMFPERLAMEGMSLKQGKLCNAVTVSVVLRSDGSIAEYSVENSIIKPTYMLTYESATELLHLNLEEEIELKILSEAAALRLRWRREQGAIDTATLDNRIKVTNPDHPEPSIKLYVENQADAAMRLVTEMMILCGEVIATFGSHNNIPLPYRGQPQSNIDTSAFAHLPEGPVRSAAIVRTLRGAEMNFRNPIRHGVLGLPGYVQFTSPIRRYMDLAAHYQVKAFLSGDSSPFSAGELEGIASTVNMTTRVVKRLSSSSLRYWTLEYLRRQPKGKRYRALVLRFVKDREAAILLTEIGVHASSRVSNGVQIGDEVHVQVEEAHPRDDVLTLKEVEAV
- the LOC132057135 gene encoding ribonuclease II, chloroplastic/mitochondrial isoform X1, which gives rise to MSKYQNHPFLASTSMAVRAMNTCVIFRSAATPPLVRLTTASSRHKNRSNSHSFLRYPLISHVAIRSYSVVEMVMEELASIRKRGGRVRATSKLELASTGELLEDKLKKGTLQKGLLLEFKKDSERLLLAVALKPDGKKNWMVSDQNGITTSIKPQQVTFIVPGVENFEPTEVSEFVQKAHDNLDPALLEFAWNELVEKNKSVTVQELAEMIFGSAEPLETYCAHLLLSRDEVYFSVLESKGLSVYGPRTATQVDEFLRRKLAKQAAEKEFAELIQLLRSAKQMPPQDKPPRSSWKTEERTWRRIESLEAFAIDFCKNEDQTKTAGMILKAMGLAKTSSAAMNLLIDIGYFPVHVNLDLLKLNLPTDHRDEILLAAESLLSASTDLDEADRIDLTHLKVYAIDVDEADELDDALSATRLQDGRIKIWIHIADPTSLVQPGSIIDKEARRRGTSIFLPGATYPMFPERLAMEGMSLKQGKLCNAVTVSVVLRSDGSIAEYSVENSIIKPTYMLTYESATELLHLNLEEEIELKILSEAAALRLRWRREQGAIDTATLDNRIKVTNPDHPEPSIKLYVENQADAAMRLVTEMMILCGEVIATFGSHNNIPLPYRGQPQSNIDTSAFAHLPEGPVRSAAIVRTLRGAEMNFRNPIRHGVLGLPGYVQFTSPIRRYMDLAAHYQVKAFLSGDSSPFSAGELEGIASTVNMTTRVVKRLSSSSLRYWTLEYLRRQPKGKRYRALVLRFVKDREAAILLTEIGVHASSRVSNGVQIGDEVHVQVEEAHPRDDVLTLKEVEAV
- the LOC132057135 gene encoding ribonuclease II, chloroplastic/mitochondrial isoform X2, which codes for MVSDQNGITTSIKPQQVTFIVPGVENFEPTEVSEFVQKAHDNLDPALLEFAWNELVEKNKSVTVQELAEMIFGSAEPLETYCAHLLLSRDEVYFSVLESKGLSVYGPRTATQVDEFLRRKLAKQAAEKEFAELIQLLRSAKQMPPQDKPPRSSWKTEERTWRRIESLEAFAIDFCKNEDQTKTAGMILKAMGLAKTSSAAMNLLIDIGYFPVHVNLDLLKLNLPTDHRDEILLAAESLLSASTDLDEADRIDLTHLKVYAIDVDEADELDDALSATRLQDGRIKIWIHIADPTSLVQPGSIIDKEARRRGTSIFLPGATYPMFPERLAMEGMSLKQGKLCNAVTVSVVLRSDGSIAEYSVENSIIKPTYMLTYESATELLHLNLEEEIELKILSEAAALRLRWRREQGAIDTATLDNRIKVTNPDHPEPSIKLYVENQADAAMRLVTEMMILCGEVIATFGSHNNIPLPYRGQPQSNIDTSAFAHLPEGPVRSAAIVRTLRGAEMNFRNPIRHGVLGLPGYVQFTSPIRRYMDLAAHYQVKAFLSGDSSPFSAGELEGIASTVNMTTRVVKRLSSSSLRYWTLEYLRRQPKGKRYRALVLRFVKDREAAILLTEIGVHASSRVSNGVQIGDEVHVQVEEAHPRDDVLTLKEVEAV